The Fructilactobacillus myrtifloralis genome contains a region encoding:
- a CDS encoding TPM domain-containing protein yields MKITRWLGLLLTLMVSLWGLGAVAHAAGQSSRFVQDEAGVLSPSTFQAVDNVNQYQLSHVKGKPQYAVITKNGLPRDTNIDDYAIDTARKLKIGRPGWHNGILLVVNVQPGHHVARLEVGTGLQGALPDGAVAQIFATPAVHNALRQQDYDRAVQTISTLVARRLREHQQEIDPPSQTQSRQTTRADHHVGHQNLLFVILLLLLVGLGSLVFSLKGHWHRSRKSYDQKVLAFLQHQQLPVKNEVLLNRMVDNLTAKQVKPTPAALWQAFNEENLKQQGIQHVEAFPELKQGPLSVPAYRQRLAEYEQKKATRTQTVKTAATNYLREQGYPDDPAVFLVNLLGTPAVQQYIATGTNYAAVTATIADQFRRHMVLNFMQTDPDTQRQLQREGFMGPYADYVNRLSRRRVERIYNGGNIRSVLLLSALAALLGSWGANADHHDHFDDGPGSFFGGDGGSGGFFDGGSFGDSFGGDTGGFDGGGGDSSGW; encoded by the coding sequence ATGAAAATTACCCGATGGCTCGGCTTGCTGCTCACCCTAATGGTGAGTTTATGGGGACTGGGCGCTGTGGCCCACGCGGCCGGCCAGTCAAGTCGGTTTGTCCAAGATGAGGCGGGCGTATTATCCCCGTCCACGTTTCAGGCCGTGGATAATGTCAATCAGTACCAGCTCAGTCATGTGAAGGGGAAGCCGCAGTACGCCGTGATCACTAAGAATGGGCTTCCCCGAGATACCAACATCGATGACTATGCGATTGATACGGCCCGGAAGTTAAAAATTGGCCGGCCGGGCTGGCACAATGGAATCTTATTGGTAGTCAACGTGCAACCGGGCCACCACGTCGCGCGCTTAGAAGTGGGAACCGGGTTGCAAGGGGCGCTGCCAGATGGTGCCGTTGCCCAAATCTTTGCCACCCCCGCGGTGCACAATGCGCTCCGCCAGCAGGATTACGATCGAGCGGTGCAAACGATTAGTACGTTAGTGGCACGGCGTCTGCGCGAGCATCAGCAAGAGATTGACCCGCCAAGTCAGACGCAATCACGGCAGACGACCCGGGCGGATCACCACGTGGGCCACCAGAATTTACTGTTTGTAATCTTATTACTGCTGTTAGTGGGGCTTGGGAGCCTTGTCTTTTCGTTAAAGGGACACTGGCATCGAAGCCGCAAGTCCTACGATCAAAAGGTCTTGGCCTTCTTACAGCACCAACAGTTACCGGTGAAGAATGAAGTCCTCTTAAACCGGATGGTGGACAATCTCACGGCTAAACAGGTTAAACCCACGCCCGCCGCGCTATGGCAGGCCTTTAACGAAGAAAACTTAAAGCAGCAGGGAATTCAGCATGTCGAGGCTTTCCCTGAGTTGAAGCAGGGGCCCCTGAGCGTGCCCGCCTACCGGCAACGGTTAGCGGAATACGAGCAGAAAAAAGCGACCCGCACGCAAACGGTCAAAACGGCGGCCACCAACTATCTCCGCGAGCAGGGTTATCCCGATGATCCGGCGGTGTTTCTGGTGAACCTCTTGGGAACCCCCGCCGTGCAACAGTACATTGCAACGGGGACGAATTATGCGGCGGTTACTGCCACGATTGCCGACCAATTTCGCCGGCACATGGTGCTTAATTTCATGCAAACTGACCCAGACACCCAACGCCAGCTACAGCGCGAGGGTTTCATGGGACCGTATGCCGACTACGTGAACCGGTTGAGTCGGCGGCGTGTGGAGCGCATTTATAACGGTGGTAACATTCGGAGCGTCCTCTTACTATCAGCCCTAGCTGCTCTGTTAGGTTCATGGGGGGCGAATGCCGATCACCATGACCACTTTGACGACGGTCCCGGTTCGTTCTTTGGTGGTGATGGCGGCTCTGGCGGCTTCTTTGACGGTGGTTCGTTTGGTGACAGCTTTGGGGGCGACACCGGCGGATTTGACGGTGGCGGTGGCGACTCCAGTGGCTGGTAA
- a CDS encoding LemA family protein — protein MKLKKGYIITGVIALIIVVLGGWLIGTSNGFVRGQQQINQDQGNLEVQLKRRADLTPQLVSTLKGSMKNEQKIFGDIAASRNQYANAKTLQDKNQAVQNMDKQTNVLLNAVQENYPNLASSNQVSELMTQIEGSENRVSQARRTYNQDVTEYNTQISVFPGDLIAHFKGLKPYPTFKADANAQAAPKIDLNTDK, from the coding sequence ATGAAACTGAAAAAAGGCTACATCATTACGGGGGTCATCGCCCTAATCATCGTGGTCCTAGGTGGGTGGTTGATTGGGACAAGTAATGGGTTTGTGCGCGGCCAGCAACAGATTAACCAGGATCAGGGGAACCTTGAGGTGCAACTCAAGCGCCGGGCGGATTTAACGCCCCAGTTAGTCAGCACCTTAAAGGGTTCCATGAAAAACGAACAAAAGATTTTTGGTGACATTGCGGCCTCCAGAAACCAGTATGCGAATGCGAAGACGTTGCAGGATAAAAACCAAGCGGTGCAGAACATGGACAAGCAAACCAACGTCCTGTTAAATGCGGTGCAGGAGAATTACCCTAACCTGGCGAGCTCGAATCAAGTTTCTGAGCTAATGACCCAGATTGAAGGCAGTGAAAACCGTGTGAGTCAGGCGCGCCGGACCTATAACCAGGATGTTACCGAATACAACACGCAGATTTCGGTGTTTCCGGGGGACCTGATTGCCCACTTTAAGGGCTTGAAGCCGTACCCAACGTTTAAGGCGGATGCGAACGCGCAAGCGGCCCCCAAAATTGATTTAAATACGGATAAATAA
- a CDS encoding NAD(P)H-binding protein produces the protein MKVTILAAAGQIGELVTADLLNDTTDELTLVARDAPARLANFTDPRVTLVDLDLLETSQLAAVLHGQDLVILAVTPDQDVADSVINAMDTAGVRRIIVAGAIGVEDEVPGKFGEWNRKMSGGLIAPFIQGFHALENSDLDYTYVRMTWLYNDPQKTDYVITQPGEPQAGVQISRSAVANFITQLVQAGATDYQRASIGIYEPGSDRYDHPTFY, from the coding sequence ATGAAAGTAACGATTTTAGCTGCGGCAGGACAAATTGGAGAACTGGTCACCGCCGACTTATTGAACGACACGACTGATGAATTAACCTTGGTGGCCCGTGACGCGCCGGCCCGCTTGGCGAACTTTACTGATCCGCGGGTGACCCTCGTGGATTTAGACCTTTTGGAAACTAGTCAGCTAGCCGCCGTCTTGCACGGTCAAGACCTGGTGATTCTAGCAGTGACGCCCGATCAGGACGTGGCTGATAGTGTGATTAATGCCATGGACACGGCGGGCGTGCGCCGGATAATTGTTGCGGGGGCCATTGGTGTCGAAGATGAAGTTCCTGGTAAATTTGGCGAATGGAACCGCAAGATGAGTGGGGGCTTAATTGCTCCCTTTATTCAAGGCTTCCATGCCCTTGAAAATAGTGACCTGGACTACACCTATGTGCGGATGACTTGGTTATATAATGATCCACAAAAGACCGACTATGTGATTACCCAACCAGGGGAACCCCAGGCCGGGGTGCAGATTAGTCGCTCAGCCGTGGCTAACTTCATAACCCAGTTAGTGCAAGCCGGAGCCACTGATTACCAACGTGCTTCGATTGGGATTTATGAACCGGGTTCTGATCGCTATGACCACCCCACTTTTTACTAG
- a CDS encoding TetR/AcrR family transcriptional regulator has protein sequence MPTSTFEKLPAEKQARINAALLTEFSAYSLAEAQVARIVADAEISRGSFYKYFNDISDAYRHEFQQVMSELHAPFKRGASTVDVSEMVRMVAQFVTESTHSEYRSFMRLYYQRNQYLLPTDISPRTPTEREWASSVLIHQSIKEILLNPERQADYLARLERTLTQLFS, from the coding sequence ATGCCAACTAGCACTTTTGAAAAATTACCAGCCGAGAAACAAGCCCGGATTAACGCGGCCCTGTTAACGGAGTTTTCGGCCTATTCCCTCGCAGAAGCTCAGGTCGCTCGAATTGTAGCGGATGCCGAGATTTCCCGGGGATCGTTCTATAAATACTTTAATGATATTTCTGATGCCTACCGCCACGAGTTTCAGCAGGTCATGTCGGAACTACACGCCCCCTTTAAACGGGGCGCTTCAACCGTGGACGTTTCCGAAATGGTCCGGATGGTTGCGCAGTTTGTCACGGAAAGCACGCACAGTGAGTACCGAAGCTTCATGCGCCTGTATTACCAACGCAACCAGTATCTACTGCCAACCGATATTTCACCGCGCACCCCCACCGAACGGGAGTGGGCGAGCTCGGTCCTGATTCACCAAAGCATTAAGGAAATCTTGCTGAATCCGGAGCGCCAGGCCGATTACCTCGCTCGCTTAGAGCGGACTTTAACCCAGTTGTTTAGTTAA
- a CDS encoding ABC transporter permease, which translates to MFLALREIKYAKLRYGLIMTMILLISYLIFILTSLAVGLASQNTQALKSWQPKSIVLNKNANVNIGQSLLLQSDLDKAHFNPRTEAVVGNAPVVATGKHAKVSSQFMGLYPHQYVAKQLQLTSGHAARNAQQVVVDQKFKQTGYQLGDHLQFNGGSNRYQIVGFVKNAKYNIAPVVYGSLSTWHTLRNLDGRFAGSAVLSQRAHFQIPSSQLHSYKPQTVINNLPGYTAQTLTFTLMIGFLMIISLIIIAVFLYILTMQKLPNYAVLRAQGIPARKLVNATIAQTVILVVSGMGAGLLLTLVTLFVLPAAVPVAISWPIMLATVVGLLGTSMLGACLPALLIVQIDPADAIGG; encoded by the coding sequence ATGTTTTTAGCACTCCGAGAAATTAAATATGCAAAGCTTCGATACGGTTTAATCATGACGATGATCCTTTTGATCAGCTACTTAATTTTTATTTTGACCAGCCTAGCGGTGGGATTAGCGTCGCAAAATACCCAAGCCCTTAAGAGTTGGCAACCGAAGAGCATTGTTTTGAACAAGAACGCCAACGTCAACATCGGACAGTCCCTGTTATTGCAAAGCGATCTTGACAAGGCCCACTTCAATCCGCGGACAGAAGCGGTCGTCGGCAACGCCCCGGTGGTGGCCACCGGCAAACATGCCAAGGTATCGTCCCAGTTCATGGGACTTTATCCGCACCAGTACGTGGCCAAGCAGCTCCAGTTAACCAGTGGGCATGCGGCCCGGAACGCTCAGCAGGTGGTAGTAGACCAGAAATTCAAACAGACGGGCTATCAGCTTGGCGATCACCTGCAATTTAACGGCGGTTCCAACCGGTATCAAATCGTGGGGTTTGTGAAAAACGCGAAGTATAACATTGCCCCGGTGGTCTACGGCTCGCTGTCAACCTGGCACACCTTACGCAACTTGGACGGCCGGTTTGCGGGGAGTGCGGTGCTCAGTCAACGCGCGCACTTCCAGATTCCCAGTTCGCAACTACATAGCTATAAACCGCAAACGGTGATTAATAACCTGCCCGGGTATACCGCGCAGACGTTGACCTTTACCCTGATGATTGGGTTTTTAATGATAATTTCGTTAATTATCATCGCCGTGTTTCTATACATCTTAACGATGCAGAAACTGCCGAACTATGCGGTGCTCCGGGCGCAAGGCATTCCGGCCCGGAAGTTGGTTAACGCCACGATCGCACAAACGGTAATCCTCGTTGTCAGTGGGATGGGGGCCGGCCTCTTGCTGACCTTAGTAACGCTCTTCGTGCTACCAGCAGCGGTGCCCGTGGCCATTAGTTGGCCCATCATGCTCGCAACGGTGGTTGGATTACTGGGCACTTCGATGTTAGGTGCCTGCTTACCAGCCTTATTAATTGTGCAAATTGATCCCGCGGATGCGATTGGAGGATAA
- a CDS encoding ABC transporter ATP-binding protein, with the protein MATIELNNITKGFGTATSSELVLDHVNFVSNAGEVTIITGPSGSGKSTLLTIMGALRNPDAGEVWLSGTQVNQLSQRDQDHFRLEKIGFILQAHTLVPFLTVHDQFRLVDQVKPTGNLTPAHQQELLETLDIADLKTHYPAELSGGQSQRVAIARGLYTQPELILADEPTASLDEARVTKVCELLAAAAREQGKTVVIVTHDDRMYPYADHLYELLDGQLRQRR; encoded by the coding sequence ATGGCAACGATTGAACTAAACAACATTACGAAGGGGTTTGGAACGGCGACCAGTTCGGAACTCGTCTTAGACCACGTCAACTTTGTTAGTAACGCCGGGGAAGTCACCATTATTACTGGTCCGTCTGGTTCCGGCAAAAGTACGTTACTGACAATTATGGGGGCGCTCCGGAATCCCGATGCGGGAGAAGTGTGGCTTTCCGGCACCCAGGTGAACCAGCTCAGCCAGCGGGACCAGGATCACTTCCGCCTAGAAAAAATTGGGTTTATTTTACAGGCCCACACCCTAGTGCCGTTTTTGACGGTTCACGACCAATTTCGGTTAGTTGATCAGGTCAAACCAACCGGGAATTTAACGCCCGCTCACCAACAGGAGCTTCTGGAAACCTTGGACATCGCCGACTTGAAAACGCACTATCCTGCTGAACTGTCCGGGGGCCAGAGCCAACGGGTGGCCATTGCCCGGGGACTGTATACGCAACCAGAGTTAATCCTCGCGGATGAACCGACGGCGTCCCTTGATGAAGCTCGGGTCACGAAAGTGTGTGAGTTGCTGGCCGCCGCTGCCCGGGAGCAGGGGAAAACCGTGGTCATCGTGACCCACGACGACCGGATGTACCCCTACGCCGATCATCTCTATGAATTGCTAGACGGTCAGTTACGCCAACGTCGTTAA
- a CDS encoding NUDIX hydrolase, protein MADYIHELRQLVGHRPLILTTAAGALLNAQQEVLLQERTGYNDWCFPGGYMEYGERIVATLKREFKEDAGLAVAPVRLLHIFDGDCFKYPNGDEVQCITHFYLVRQTGGHLLRQQTTETSAVRYFPLTALPPFFNQQSEKMAQAVCDYVNHRSR, encoded by the coding sequence ATGGCAGATTACATTCACGAGCTTCGGCAGTTGGTGGGGCACCGACCGTTGATTTTGACCACCGCGGCGGGTGCCTTATTAAACGCGCAGCAGGAAGTCTTACTGCAGGAACGAACGGGGTACAACGATTGGTGTTTTCCGGGTGGTTACATGGAATATGGTGAACGAATCGTGGCGACCCTAAAACGAGAATTTAAAGAAGATGCCGGTCTTGCGGTTGCCCCGGTGCGGTTGTTGCACATTTTTGATGGCGATTGTTTTAAATATCCCAATGGTGACGAAGTTCAGTGCATTACACACTTTTACTTAGTCCGGCAGACCGGAGGGCACCTACTGCGCCAGCAGACCACAGAAACCAGCGCCGTGCGGTATTTTCCCTTAACCGCGTTGCCCCCGTTTTTTAACCAGCAATCCGAGAAGATGGCCCAGGCCGTTTGCGACTACGTGAACCACCGTTCGAGGTAA
- a CDS encoding winged helix-turn-helix transcriptional regulator, with protein sequence MQHITLVTNQLRLAIELSQAFNDQQYFVDTIDDPTQVETLMQRKQSVGLLWDLTAFPFAEYQSVLSDVRHHYQVPILSLANSTEAATAIFQTGLDDYVPAPWPAAELIARFEQKHRLYQRLKESQAPQSPTKDRLQFADVVIDRQKYKAFRNDQDLGLTPKELKLLLYLIEHAPQVLSRTQLLAGVWGDRYDISETSRMVDIHISHLRDKIEADPKHPDYIQTVRGFGYHFVTDDPQPKD encoded by the coding sequence GTGCAACACATAACGTTAGTAACCAACCAACTCCGATTAGCCATTGAGCTGAGCCAGGCCTTTAACGACCAACAATACTTTGTTGATACCATTGACGATCCAACCCAGGTGGAGACGTTAATGCAGCGCAAACAAAGCGTTGGTTTACTGTGGGATTTAACCGCCTTTCCCTTTGCCGAATATCAGTCCGTTCTCAGCGACGTGCGGCACCACTACCAAGTGCCCATCCTCAGTTTGGCCAATTCAACAGAAGCTGCCACCGCCATTTTTCAAACCGGTTTAGACGACTATGTCCCCGCTCCCTGGCCGGCCGCGGAGCTTATCGCCCGGTTTGAACAAAAGCACCGGCTCTACCAGCGCTTGAAAGAATCACAAGCTCCCCAGTCCCCAACCAAAGACCGCCTGCAGTTTGCCGACGTGGTGATTGACCGGCAAAAATACAAGGCCTTTCGCAACGACCAGGACTTAGGGCTAACTCCCAAGGAATTAAAACTGCTCCTCTATTTAATTGAGCACGCTCCGCAGGTCCTCAGTCGGACGCAGTTACTTGCGGGGGTGTGGGGTGATCGTTACGACATTTCCGAAACGTCACGGATGGTCGACATCCACATCAGTCACCTCCGCGATAAAATTGAAGCTGATCCTAAGCATCCCGACTACATTCAAACGGTCCGGGGCTTTGGTTATCACTTTGTTACTGATGATCCCCAGCCGAAAGATTGA
- a CDS encoding phosphate ABC transporter substrate-binding protein: protein MRLGKGLAIGLVATSCLLLSGCGTKNKEHAVTAVGSTAMQPLVQKAGSDFQQQNQQYTVTVQGGGSGTGLSQAETGAVNIGNSDIFAEQKDGIHADRLQDHRVAVVGIAPVSNEHNGVNNLTQRQLAAIFTGKIKNWKEVGGKDLPIIVINRAQGSGTRKTFEAKVLKGQQPVKSQEQDSNGTVKKIVQNTPGTISYLSLPYLNRELQTVKVDGVAPTPRNITTNKWKIWSYEHMYTSKQPSKPTQAFLAYLMSKPVQAKLVKEAGYVSIHDMKVHMTPDDRVLPGNQ from the coding sequence ATGCGATTGGGAAAGGGACTGGCCATTGGGTTAGTGGCGACGAGCTGTTTGTTGTTAAGCGGATGCGGAACCAAGAATAAAGAGCACGCCGTGACCGCCGTGGGATCAACGGCCATGCAGCCGTTGGTGCAAAAGGCTGGGAGTGATTTTCAACAGCAGAATCAACAGTATACGGTGACCGTCCAGGGGGGCGGTTCCGGAACTGGACTGAGCCAGGCGGAAACCGGCGCGGTTAACATTGGGAATTCGGATATCTTTGCGGAGCAAAAGGACGGGATTCACGCTGACCGCCTTCAGGACCACCGGGTCGCTGTCGTGGGCATCGCACCCGTTAGTAACGAACACAACGGGGTCAACAACCTGACGCAACGTCAACTAGCGGCCATCTTTACGGGCAAGATTAAAAACTGGAAGGAAGTGGGGGGCAAAGACCTCCCCATCATCGTGATTAACCGAGCCCAGGGGAGCGGAACCCGGAAAACCTTTGAAGCTAAGGTTTTAAAGGGACAACAACCGGTCAAGAGTCAGGAACAGGACTCAAACGGGACGGTTAAAAAGATTGTCCAAAACACACCGGGCACGATTAGTTATCTATCGTTACCCTACTTAAACCGCGAACTGCAAACGGTCAAGGTGGATGGGGTCGCTCCCACCCCGCGCAACATTACGACGAATAAGTGGAAAATTTGGTCGTATGAACACATGTATACCTCCAAACAACCTAGCAAACCAACCCAAGCGTTTCTAGCGTACCTCATGTCGAAACCGGTCCAGGCTAAATTGGTCAAGGAAGCTGGGTACGTCAGTATCCACGACATGAAGGTGCACATGACTCCCGATGATCGGGTACTTCCTGGGAACCAATAA
- the pstC gene encoding phosphate ABC transporter permease subunit PstC, with translation MNNIQKKLVQPSAATHQDRRGRLISFICVSFIMVLTVAIIGFIAIHGLATFTENHISVWDFLTKSDWNPGQMGPNGKPEVGALAMIVASFAVTLLAALFATPFAVAVAVYMTELAPKRGARMLQPVIELLVGIPSVVYGFIGLVVVVPAIRSVFGGTGFGVLAGAIVLFVMILPTITSLTIDSLKQVPGYYRDASLALGATKWQTIYKVILRAALPGIMTAVVFGMARAFGEALAVQMVIGNAAITPTNLVSPTSTLTSQLTSQMGDTIMGTLPNNALWSLALVLLLMSVIFNVLVKFIGSRGELKK, from the coding sequence ATGAATAATATTCAAAAGAAATTAGTGCAGCCGAGTGCGGCGACCCATCAGGACCGCCGGGGGCGCCTCATCAGTTTTATCTGCGTGAGCTTTATCATGGTTTTAACGGTTGCCATCATTGGCTTTATCGCCATTCACGGGCTAGCCACCTTTACTGAGAATCACATTTCCGTGTGGGACTTTCTTACCAAGAGTGATTGGAATCCTGGCCAAATGGGACCAAACGGCAAGCCGGAAGTTGGCGCACTAGCTATGATCGTGGCGTCCTTCGCGGTGACGTTGCTGGCTGCGTTGTTTGCCACGCCGTTTGCGGTAGCCGTTGCGGTTTATATGACGGAGTTAGCTCCCAAACGGGGGGCACGGATGTTACAACCCGTCATTGAGTTGTTAGTTGGAATTCCGTCGGTTGTCTATGGGTTTATCGGCTTAGTCGTGGTAGTGCCCGCCATTCGGTCCGTCTTTGGCGGAACCGGATTTGGAGTGTTAGCCGGAGCCATCGTCCTCTTCGTCATGATTCTACCAACGATCACGTCACTGACGATTGACAGTTTGAAGCAAGTTCCTGGGTACTACCGGGATGCGTCGCTAGCGCTTGGCGCCACTAAATGGCAGACCATCTATAAGGTGATTTTACGGGCGGCCCTGCCGGGGATTATGACGGCCGTGGTCTTTGGGATGGCACGGGCCTTTGGTGAAGCCTTAGCCGTGCAGATGGTAATTGGAAACGCGGCCATCACACCCACGAACCTGGTTTCACCAACGTCGACCTTAACTAGTCAATTAACGTCCCAAATGGGGGACACCATCATGGGAACCTTACCCAACAACGCCTTGTGGTCCTTAGCCCTGGTGCTGTTACTTATGTCTGTCATCTTTAATGTCCTAGTGAAATTCATCGGAAGTCGAGGGGAGCTGAAAAAATGA
- the pstA gene encoding phosphate ABC transporter permease PstA has translation MNETTTTRANRNNRLALLGIKGMVAIVVLILIALLGYILITGLPHVSWHFLTSASKEFGAGGGIANELFNSIYILLLTLVISCPLALGAGIYLSEFAKPSWLTRTVRTLIEVLSSLPSIVVGLFGYLVLVIKFQLDFSIISGAFALMFVNIPLLTRNTEEALTAVPHAQREAGWALGLSQWRTITKIILPAAVPGLVTGVILSAGRIFGEAAALIFTAGQSTPVVSYSDWNPLSPTSFLNPMRPAETLAVHIWKLNTDGITPDADQISSGASAVLIIVILLIILLSRYLGNYCYRKLSGTK, from the coding sequence ATGAACGAAACAACGACGACCAGAGCCAACCGCAACAACCGGTTAGCCCTGTTAGGAATTAAGGGCATGGTCGCAATCGTGGTGTTAATCCTGATTGCCCTGTTAGGCTACATCCTGATTACGGGCCTACCCCACGTGTCCTGGCACTTTTTAACCTCCGCTTCTAAGGAATTTGGGGCCGGTGGGGGAATTGCAAACGAGCTGTTTAATTCGATTTATATTTTGCTCCTCACCCTCGTGATTTCCTGTCCGTTAGCGCTGGGCGCGGGAATTTATCTATCCGAATTTGCCAAACCGTCGTGGTTAACGCGGACGGTCCGCACGCTGATCGAGGTGTTAAGTTCGCTGCCATCGATTGTCGTCGGGTTATTTGGGTACCTGGTCCTGGTGATCAAGTTTCAGCTTGATTTCTCGATTATTTCCGGGGCCTTTGCGTTAATGTTTGTCAACATTCCCTTACTCACGCGGAATACGGAAGAAGCCCTCACCGCCGTGCCCCACGCCCAGCGGGAGGCCGGTTGGGCCCTCGGATTGTCCCAGTGGCGCACGATTACCAAGATTATTTTACCGGCCGCCGTGCCCGGGTTAGTAACGGGAGTTATTTTAAGTGCCGGCCGGATCTTTGGAGAAGCCGCAGCCCTCATCTTTACTGCTGGTCAGAGTACCCCAGTGGTGAGTTACAGTGATTGGAATCCCCTTAGTCCGACGAGTTTCTTAAACCCGATGCGTCCGGCTGAAACCCTGGCGGTCCACATTTGGAAGCTCAATACGGATGGGATTACGCCGGATGCCGACCAGATTTCTAGTGGGGCCTCGGCCGTATTAATCATTGTCATTCTGTTGATTATCTTGTTATCCCGGTACCTCGGCAACTACTGTTACCGGAAACTAAGTGGAACCAAGTAG
- the pstB gene encoding phosphate ABC transporter ATP-binding protein PstB — protein MATYNLDEHYLLPVHGPVALATKHLDVFYGAKQATFDANLQFPKNKITALIGASGSGKSTFLRSLNRLNDNVATVQGAIEYQGLDINQPQINVYEVRKNIGMVFQHPNPFAKSIYENIAFALRENGMTDNLDEQVETSLKDAALWDEVKDKLHQSALSLSGGQQQRLCIARAIAVKPDILLMDEPTSALDPISSRKIETMMQTLKAHYTIIIVTHNMQQAARASDLTAFFHLGHVIEFNKTTELFTNPRMQATEAYISGHFG, from the coding sequence GTGGCAACTTATAATTTAGATGAGCACTACTTACTGCCGGTGCACGGCCCCGTGGCCCTTGCAACCAAACATTTGGATGTCTTTTATGGCGCCAAGCAGGCCACCTTTGATGCCAACCTGCAGTTTCCGAAGAATAAGATTACCGCCCTCATCGGGGCCTCTGGGTCGGGGAAATCAACCTTTTTACGCAGCTTGAACCGGTTAAATGATAACGTCGCCACCGTTCAAGGAGCGATCGAATACCAGGGTTTAGACATCAACCAACCCCAGATTAACGTTTACGAAGTGCGCAAAAACATCGGAATGGTCTTTCAGCACCCGAATCCGTTTGCAAAGTCCATTTACGAAAACATTGCCTTTGCGTTGCGCGAGAACGGGATGACGGATAATCTGGATGAACAGGTGGAAACCAGCCTCAAGGACGCAGCACTGTGGGACGAGGTTAAGGATAAGCTACACCAGAGCGCACTATCCCTGTCGGGAGGGCAGCAACAGCGATTATGCATCGCCCGCGCGATTGCCGTGAAGCCCGATATTTTACTGATGGACGAACCCACCAGTGCCCTAGACCCCATCTCGAGTCGAAAAATTGAGACCATGATGCAAACGCTCAAAGCCCACTATACGATTATCATTGTGACGCATAACATGCAGCAGGCGGCCCGGGCCAGTGATCTCACGGCCTTCTTTCACCTCGGTCATGTGATTGAGTTTAATAAAACCACAGAATTGTTTACCAACCCGCGCATGCAAGCGACGGAAGCTTACATTTCCGGGCACTTTGGTTAA
- the pstB gene encoding phosphate ABC transporter ATP-binding protein PstB: MTSTQTPLLTTNDVRLYYGEHEALHGINLDFDQHEITALIGPSGCGKSTYLRCLNRMNDLVDGVSITGSFRLDGQDIYSPKQDVVALRKRVGMVFQQPNPFPFSVYDNVAYGLRVQGIKDQHVLDERVEASLRQAAVWDEVKDDLHKNALAFSGGQQQRICIARLLAVRPEVILLDEPTSALDPISSAKIEETLLKIKDQYTIIIVTHSMQQASRISDRTAFMLNGDLVEVGATKHIFLNPEKQETSDYLNGKFG, encoded by the coding sequence ATGACAAGCACCCAAACACCGCTCTTAACGACGAATGATGTGCGCCTGTACTATGGAGAACACGAGGCGTTACACGGGATTAACCTTGATTTTGATCAACACGAAATTACCGCTTTAATTGGTCCTTCGGGATGCGGAAAATCAACCTACCTACGGTGTCTCAACCGGATGAACGACCTGGTGGACGGAGTATCGATTACCGGGAGTTTTCGGTTAGACGGACAAGACATTTATAGTCCAAAACAGGACGTGGTTGCGCTCCGCAAACGGGTCGGCATGGTGTTTCAACAGCCGAACCCCTTTCCCTTCTCGGTTTACGATAACGTGGCGTATGGACTCCGGGTGCAGGGCATCAAGGATCAGCACGTCCTAGACGAGCGGGTGGAAGCGAGTCTGCGCCAAGCTGCGGTCTGGGATGAAGTCAAGGACGATTTACATAAAAACGCCCTGGCTTTTTCCGGTGGTCAGCAGCAACGGATTTGCATTGCCCGCTTGTTAGCGGTGCGCCCCGAAGTGATTTTGCTCGACGAACCAACGAGTGCCCTGGATCCGATTTCCAGCGCCAAAATTGAAGAAACCCTGTTAAAAATCAAGGATCAGTACACCATCATCATTGTGACCCACAGTATGCAACAGGCCTCACGGATTTCTGACCGGACGGCATTTATGCTCAACGGGGACTTGGTCGAAGTGGGGGCGACAAAGCACATCTTTTTGAATCCGGAAAAACAGGAGACGAGTGACTACCTGAACGGGAAGTTTGGTTAA